The proteins below come from a single Fodinicola acaciae genomic window:
- a CDS encoding nitroreductase family protein: protein MTSELTLDELLTTTRSVRKRLDLTRPVPEELIRECIEISTQAPTGSNSQGWHWIVVTDPELRKQIADYYRKSFYAYRSAGKPAEELYKGDDDRIAQQGRVVDSATYLADHMHEVPALVIAAIHVPGGTLPPGTQAGLWGSLLPAAWSYALAARARGLGTAWTTLHLPYEEDIKKLLGIPDNIYTGVLLPTAYYTGDTFKPAKRPPVETIIHRDRW from the coding sequence ATGACGAGCGAACTCACGTTGGACGAACTGCTCACCACGACGCGCAGCGTACGCAAACGGCTGGACCTGACCCGGCCGGTGCCCGAAGAGCTCATCAGGGAATGCATCGAGATCTCCACGCAGGCCCCGACCGGCTCCAACTCGCAGGGCTGGCACTGGATCGTCGTGACCGATCCGGAGCTGCGCAAGCAGATCGCCGACTACTACCGGAAGTCGTTCTACGCCTACCGAAGCGCCGGCAAGCCGGCCGAGGAACTCTACAAGGGCGACGACGACCGGATCGCGCAGCAGGGCCGGGTCGTCGACAGCGCGACCTACCTGGCCGACCACATGCACGAGGTGCCGGCGCTGGTGATCGCCGCGATCCACGTGCCGGGCGGCACGCTCCCGCCGGGCACCCAGGCCGGTCTGTGGGGCTCGCTGTTGCCGGCGGCATGGTCGTACGCGCTGGCCGCGCGCGCTCGCGGCCTGGGGACCGCGTGGACGACGCTGCACCTCCCGTACGAGGAGGACATCAAGAAGCTGCTCGGCATCCCGGACAACATCTACACCGGAGTGCTGCTGCCGACCGCGTACTACACCGGCGACACCTTCAAGCCGGCAAAGCGGCCGCCGGTGGAGACGATCATCCATCGCGACCGCTGGTAG
- a CDS encoding spermidine synthase gives MSRTRQPGTFPTDNGTAELSKDLDVADGWLLRLDGVPNSYVDLDDPTRLEFEYVRWIGDVLDALRPAGESLDTAHLGGGGFTLPRYVAATRRNSMQVVFEYDEQLVALARSELGLRTTPRLRVRVTDARRGVERLPAARYDVVIRDAFVGELVPDHLTTVEFAEQVRRVLRADGTYLCNVADRPPLPVARREIATLRAVFEHLLVITEPAILRGRRYGNLVLVGSNAPLPEQAVTRAAARGAVAGRVLGTERAMELAGSAAVLTDPLEPA, from the coding sequence ATGAGCAGAACACGCCAGCCGGGCACGTTTCCGACCGACAACGGGACCGCCGAGCTGTCCAAGGACCTGGATGTCGCCGACGGCTGGCTGCTCCGCCTCGACGGCGTCCCCAACTCCTACGTCGACCTCGACGATCCGACCCGGCTGGAGTTCGAGTACGTGCGGTGGATCGGCGACGTGCTCGACGCACTTCGGCCGGCCGGCGAGTCGCTGGACACCGCGCATCTCGGCGGCGGCGGCTTCACCCTGCCGCGATATGTGGCCGCCACCCGGCGAAACTCGATGCAGGTGGTGTTCGAGTACGACGAGCAGCTGGTCGCCCTGGCGCGATCGGAGCTCGGACTGCGTACGACTCCACGGCTGCGAGTGCGGGTCACCGACGCGCGCCGCGGCGTCGAACGGCTGCCGGCGGCGCGCTATGACGTGGTGATCCGCGACGCGTTCGTGGGCGAGCTGGTGCCGGATCACCTGACCACGGTCGAGTTCGCCGAGCAGGTACGCCGGGTGCTGCGCGCCGACGGCACCTACCTGTGCAATGTCGCCGACCGGCCGCCGCTGCCGGTCGCCCGCCGGGAAATCGCCACGCTGCGCGCGGTTTTCGAGCACCTGCTGGTGATCACCGAGCCGGCGATCCTGCGCGGCCGGCGATACGGCAACCTCGTGCTGGTCGGCTCGAACGCGCCGCTGCCGGAGCAGGCCGTGACGCGCGCCGCCGCTCGCGGCGCCGTCGCCGGCCGCGTGCTGGGGACCGAGCGTGCGATGGAGCTGGCGGGCTCCGCGGCCGTACTCACCGATCCGCTGGAACCCGCCTGA
- a CDS encoding YqgE/AlgH family protein codes for MADRQLTGRLLVATPDLKDPHFERTVVLLVADEPGGTLGVVLNRATEVPVADVLDKWAHLVGTPPVLFEGGPVQPDAAICLALANPEGSPSDGFTRIDGPVGTVDLSSDPDDLAAGVRQLRVFSGYAGWEPGQLEREIREGSWFVLDTLPGDAFVEAPDDLWSMVLRRQGGIMAAVAVYPSDPTLN; via the coding sequence ATGGCGGACAGACAGCTGACGGGACGGCTGCTGGTCGCTACGCCTGATCTGAAGGATCCGCACTTCGAGCGTACGGTCGTGCTGCTGGTCGCCGACGAGCCAGGCGGCACGCTCGGCGTGGTGCTCAACCGGGCGACCGAGGTGCCGGTCGCCGACGTACTCGACAAGTGGGCTCACCTGGTCGGCACGCCGCCGGTGCTCTTCGAGGGTGGTCCGGTGCAGCCGGACGCGGCGATCTGCCTCGCGCTGGCCAACCCGGAGGGCTCGCCGTCCGACGGCTTCACGCGTATCGACGGACCGGTCGGCACCGTCGACCTGTCCAGCGACCCGGACGACCTGGCAGCCGGCGTACGGCAGCTGCGGGTCTTCTCCGGCTATGCGGGCTGGGAGCCCGGTCAGCTGGAGCGCGAGATCCGCGAGGGCTCGTGGTTCGTACTCGACACGCTGCCGGGCGACGCCTTCGTGGAGGCGCCGGACGACCTGTGGTCGATGGTGCTGCGCCGGCAGGGCGGCATCATGGCCGCGGTCGCCGTCTATCCGTCCGACCCGACACTCAACTGA
- a CDS encoding class I SAM-dependent DNA methyltransferase: MWDDDVAGVYDLVYQARGKDYRAEAKEIADIVRGHNAAADSLLDVACGTGAHLAAMAELFGHVEGLELSEGMLGVARAKLPQVAIHAADMCTFALDRGFDAITCLFSSVGYLPSLDALNAAIGRMAAHLAPGGVLVVEPWWTPDRYVDGYVSSQLIQEDWGSIARLSRTRRENQRFVRMDLHFLHATADGIRHFQENHRIALFSQAEYLAAFDLAGCPATLVEDTSTYLGLYVAVKSG; the protein is encoded by the coding sequence ATGTGGGATGACGACGTAGCCGGCGTGTACGACCTCGTCTACCAGGCTCGCGGCAAGGACTATCGGGCCGAGGCAAAGGAAATCGCCGACATCGTACGCGGCCACAACGCGGCCGCCGACTCACTGCTCGACGTGGCCTGCGGCACCGGAGCGCACCTCGCCGCGATGGCCGAGCTGTTCGGCCACGTCGAGGGACTCGAGCTGTCGGAGGGGATGCTCGGCGTCGCCAGGGCAAAGCTGCCGCAGGTGGCGATCCACGCCGCCGACATGTGTACGTTCGCGCTGGACCGCGGTTTCGACGCCATCACCTGCCTTTTCAGCTCGGTCGGCTATCTGCCGTCTCTCGACGCGCTCAACGCCGCGATCGGCCGGATGGCCGCGCATCTCGCGCCAGGTGGCGTGCTTGTCGTGGAGCCGTGGTGGACGCCGGACCGCTACGTCGACGGCTACGTCTCCAGCCAGCTGATCCAAGAGGACTGGGGATCGATCGCGCGGCTTTCCCGCACCCGACGCGAAAATCAGCGTTTCGTCCGGATGGACCTGCATTTCCTTCACGCGACAGCCGATGGCATTCGGCATTTCCAGGAAAACCACCGCATCGCGCTGTTCAGCCAGGCCGAGTATCTGGCCGCCTTCGACCTTGCCGGTTGTCCGGCCACTCTGGTCGAGGACACCTCGACCTACCTCGGCCTCTACGTGGCGGTCAAATCCGGCTAG
- the purU gene encoding formyltetrahydrofolate deformylase has product MHRGRRFVLTLSCPDRVGVVAEVAGLLARHGGWIVEASHHSDSESGRFFMRQEVRADSLPFDADGLRAAFEPVAARFDMDWQVTDTARRKKMVVLVSRQEHCLYDLLASWRSGDLEVDLAAVISNHDVLRGVVEWHGAPYHHLPIADKAQHFTAIGDLLERIQPDCVVLARYMQVLPEWLCRAYAGRIVNIHHSFLPSFAGARPYHQAYERGVKLIGATCHYVTADLDAGPIIEQDVVRIDHSDSPEDYVRYGKDVERTVLARGVRLHLEDRVLLNGNRTVVFS; this is encoded by the coding sequence GTGCACCGTGGACGACGCTTCGTACTGACCCTGTCGTGTCCCGACCGAGTCGGCGTGGTCGCCGAGGTCGCCGGCCTGCTCGCGCGGCACGGCGGCTGGATCGTGGAGGCGAGCCATCACTCCGACAGCGAGTCGGGACGCTTCTTCATGCGCCAGGAGGTGCGCGCCGACTCGCTGCCCTTCGACGCCGATGGCCTGCGTGCCGCGTTTGAGCCGGTGGCCGCGCGATTCGACATGGACTGGCAGGTCACCGACACCGCGCGTCGCAAGAAGATGGTCGTACTCGTGAGCCGGCAGGAACACTGCCTCTACGATCTGCTGGCCAGCTGGCGCTCCGGCGACCTGGAGGTCGACCTGGCCGCGGTGATCAGCAACCACGACGTGCTCCGCGGCGTCGTCGAATGGCACGGCGCGCCATACCACCACCTGCCGATCGCCGACAAGGCTCAGCACTTCACGGCGATCGGCGACCTGCTCGAACGCATCCAACCGGACTGCGTCGTGCTCGCGCGCTACATGCAGGTGCTGCCGGAGTGGCTCTGCCGCGCGTACGCCGGCCGGATCGTCAACATCCACCACAGCTTCCTGCCGTCCTTCGCCGGCGCGCGGCCGTACCACCAGGCATACGAGCGCGGCGTCAAACTGATCGGCGCGACCTGCCACTACGTCACCGCCGACCTCGACGCCGGCCCGATCATCGAGCAGGACGTCGTACGCATCGACCACTCCGACTCGCCGGAGGACTACGTACGCTATGGCAAGGACGTGGAGCGTACGGTGCTGGCGCGCGGCGTACGGCTGCACCTCGAGGACCGCGTGCTGCTCAACGGGAACCGTACGGTTGTCTTCAGCTGA
- a CDS encoding PPOX class F420-dependent oxidoreductase, which produces MSEDALTKLIAGSHHGVLVTLKRDGRPQLSNVSYAYDAGVIRVSVTDDRAKTRNLRRDPRASFYVTSGDFRSYVVAEGDAELSAVTTDPHDAAADELVEVYRSIAGEHPDWDEFRAAMVEQRRLVARIPVGRVYGM; this is translated from the coding sequence ATGAGCGAAGACGCGCTGACCAAACTGATCGCCGGGTCGCACCACGGCGTACTCGTGACGCTCAAGCGGGACGGCAGGCCGCAGCTGTCCAACGTCTCCTACGCGTACGACGCCGGCGTCATCCGCGTGTCGGTCACCGACGACCGGGCCAAGACGCGCAACCTGCGCCGCGACCCGCGCGCCAGTTTTTACGTCACCAGCGGCGATTTCCGCTCGTACGTGGTGGCTGAAGGCGACGCCGAGCTGTCCGCGGTCACCACCGACCCGCACGACGCGGCGGCCGACGAGCTCGTCGAGGTCTATCGGTCGATCGCCGGCGAACATCCCGACTGGGACGAGTTCCGCGCGGCCATGGTCGAGCAGCGCCGGCTGGTCGCACGCATCCCGGTCGGCCGCGTGTACGGCATGTGA
- a CDS encoding MerR family transcriptional regulator has translation MTSGDTLYSIGELSRRTGLTVRTIRFYSDEGLVEPTDRTSAGYRRYDITAMAQLDLVRTLRELGVDLDTIRGLLAGERTVGEVAAAHAEALDVQIRTLRLRRAVLRAVAARGSAPEELKLMHKLARLSEQERNRILTDFIDEVSEVAPTSDFATMMRTVTPDLPDDPTPAQVDAWVEFVDLVSDPDFRARIKGMFVRGATNPDAPKVSAEAQKAVLEAAHLARQAIADGIAPESAEGGRLVGGMVVRIAGDDSAEVRAKLLDDMAAGTDARAERYWQLLAVIRGQQPWPETTPAATWIMDAIRAHPQP, from the coding sequence ATGACCTCTGGCGACACCCTGTACTCGATCGGCGAGCTGTCCCGGCGTACCGGCCTCACGGTCCGGACGATCCGGTTCTACTCGGACGAGGGCCTGGTGGAGCCGACCGACCGGACTTCCGCCGGTTACCGCCGTTACGACATCACCGCGATGGCGCAGCTGGACCTGGTCCGCACCCTGCGTGAGCTCGGCGTCGACCTCGACACGATCCGCGGCCTGCTGGCCGGCGAGCGGACCGTCGGCGAGGTGGCCGCCGCGCACGCCGAGGCGCTGGACGTGCAGATCCGTACGCTGCGGCTGCGGCGAGCCGTGCTGCGCGCGGTGGCCGCGCGGGGGTCAGCACCCGAGGAGCTCAAGCTCATGCACAAGCTGGCGCGCCTTTCCGAGCAGGAGCGCAACCGGATCCTGACCGACTTCATCGACGAGGTGTCGGAGGTGGCGCCGACCTCGGACTTCGCCACCATGATGCGTACCGTCACGCCGGACCTGCCGGACGACCCGACGCCGGCGCAGGTGGACGCCTGGGTCGAGTTCGTCGACCTGGTCTCCGACCCGGACTTTCGCGCTCGTATCAAGGGAATGTTCGTACGCGGCGCGACGAACCCGGACGCGCCGAAGGTCTCGGCGGAGGCGCAGAAGGCAGTGCTGGAGGCCGCACACCTGGCCCGGCAGGCGATCGCCGACGGCATCGCCCCGGAGTCGGCCGAAGGCGGCCGGCTGGTCGGCGGCATGGTCGTACGCATCGCCGGCGACGACTCCGCCGAGGTGCGCGCGAAGCTGCTCGACGACATGGCCGCCGGCACCGACGCACGCGCCGAGCGCTATTGGCAACTGCTGGCGGTGATCCGCGGACAGCAGCCATGGCCGGAAACCACGCCAGCCGCCACCTGGATCATGGACGCCATCCGCGCGCATCCGCAGCCGTAA
- a CDS encoding cupin domain-containing protein has product MTTLTTLLHEVPPFLPDNGEVMTAIIELPPGDSGTPPHRHSGPVFGYLLEGELLFELEGEAPYVIRAGEAFWEPGGDVIHYQAANNLPDAWTRFVVVMVGMPGQPMLTLVDEAELRARADRRVVR; this is encoded by the coding sequence ATGACCACATTGACAACACTGCTTCACGAGGTGCCGCCCTTCCTGCCGGACAACGGCGAGGTGATGACGGCGATCATCGAACTGCCGCCAGGAGACTCCGGCACACCACCGCACCGGCACAGCGGACCGGTCTTCGGATATCTGCTCGAAGGCGAGCTGCTCTTCGAACTGGAAGGCGAGGCGCCGTACGTCATCCGCGCCGGCGAGGCCTTCTGGGAACCTGGCGGCGACGTCATCCACTACCAGGCGGCCAACAACCTGCCGGACGCCTGGACACGGTTCGTCGTCGTCATGGTCGGCATGCCAGGCCAACCGATGCTCACCCTGGTCGACGAGGCCGAGCTTCGCGCGCGAGCGGATCGGCGGGTCGTACGGTGA
- a CDS encoding S26 family signal peptidase, protein MIAVVALLALAVGGVFWLRARYAMITVRGQSMSPAYAHGDRLLVVRRKRCGVGQCVVFADRRREGRNGWILKRVAAAPGDPVPAQVRAAVRDERVPAGQLVVLGDNAAHSTDSRQFGYVAVSRVLGVVLRRL, encoded by the coding sequence GTGATCGCCGTCGTCGCGTTGCTGGCGTTGGCGGTCGGCGGAGTTTTCTGGCTGCGCGCACGATATGCGATGATCACCGTACGCGGCCAGAGCATGAGTCCCGCGTACGCGCACGGCGACCGCCTGCTCGTAGTGCGCCGTAAGCGCTGCGGCGTCGGCCAGTGCGTGGTGTTCGCCGACCGGCGGCGTGAGGGCCGTAACGGCTGGATCCTGAAGCGCGTCGCCGCGGCGCCAGGTGATCCCGTGCCCGCGCAGGTCCGCGCGGCCGTACGCGACGAGCGGGTGCCAGCCGGACAGCTGGTCGTACTCGGCGACAACGCGGCTCACTCCACCGACTCGCGGCAGTTTGGCTATGTGGCGGTCAGCCGCGTACTCGGAGTCGTGCTGCGGCGGCTGTGA
- a CDS encoding GAF domain-containing protein — translation MTIDWWRRNWLTLTLTAVGVGAAVGAFVIGIQAGAASGLRQVLLVTAGAVLTGLGIVVAALESYRRERARRSAEQVAEAAQESLMLTLNGTLAPITSYLGELAVTRDKSDRRLLVGQVLQAAVDAAVRLTSPNARSTYYEYDPGHNVLTRVVWGGRSSQPRERFLPGTDDGDLVLGLVRSGDMVFVRDIDAETTVLPRSDYRTLIAVTVTAGPARLGLLTVDSLMPGELTEIDKELVRVLGNLLAGGIAQV, via the coding sequence GTGACGATTGACTGGTGGCGGCGTAACTGGCTGACGCTGACCCTCACCGCGGTGGGTGTCGGCGCGGCGGTCGGCGCCTTCGTCATCGGCATCCAGGCCGGCGCCGCCTCCGGCCTGCGGCAGGTCCTGCTGGTCACCGCCGGTGCCGTGCTGACCGGCCTGGGGATCGTCGTCGCCGCGCTGGAGAGCTATCGGCGCGAGCGCGCGCGGCGCAGTGCCGAACAGGTCGCCGAGGCAGCGCAGGAAAGCCTCATGCTCACGCTCAACGGCACGCTGGCGCCGATCACCAGCTATCTCGGCGAGCTGGCCGTCACCCGCGACAAGTCCGACCGGCGGTTGCTAGTCGGTCAGGTGCTGCAGGCGGCCGTCGATGCCGCCGTACGGCTCACGTCGCCCAACGCGCGCAGCACGTACTACGAGTACGACCCCGGCCACAACGTGCTCACCAGGGTCGTCTGGGGTGGCCGGTCGAGCCAGCCACGCGAGCGTTTCCTGCCCGGCACCGACGACGGTGACCTGGTGCTTGGCCTGGTCCGCAGCGGCGACATGGTGTTCGTCAGGGACATCGACGCGGAGACGACCGTGCTGCCGCGGTCGGACTATCGCACCCTGATCGCCGTGACGGTGACGGCCGGGCCGGCTCGGCTCGGTCTGCTCACCGTCGACTCGCTCATGCCGGGTGAGCTCACCGAGATCGACAAAGAGCTGGTCAGAGTGCTGGGGAACCTGCTCGCCGGCGGTATCGCTCAGGTCTGA
- a CDS encoding TetR/AcrR family transcriptional regulator, with product MPDNQVPSVWMRPEKSGRGPHPGLSRAEITAAAIRLADAEGLEAVSMRRVAAELGSGTMSLYRYVRRRDELVELMYDEVLGEHELPAEPSGDWRADLRRLAVQSRLVMLRHQWMAALFIARPSIGPRSLRLMNFELSTMDSLGLDIDRVMGFAGMVSAFTRGFVQAELAESEAVRRTGLTEDEWRTATAPYIGQVITPDRYPALYRFMVEADDNPDLDQAFEAGVDIVLDGIELAIQRHSR from the coding sequence ATGCCGGACAACCAGGTCCCGTCGGTGTGGATGCGACCGGAGAAGTCCGGCCGCGGCCCGCATCCGGGGCTGAGCCGGGCGGAGATCACCGCGGCCGCGATCCGGCTCGCCGACGCCGAAGGTCTGGAGGCGGTCTCGATGCGCCGCGTGGCGGCCGAGCTCGGCTCCGGCACGATGTCGCTCTATCGGTACGTACGCCGGCGGGACGAGCTCGTCGAGCTGATGTACGACGAGGTGCTCGGCGAGCACGAGCTGCCGGCCGAGCCGTCCGGCGACTGGCGCGCCGACCTGCGGCGGCTCGCTGTGCAGAGCCGGCTGGTCATGCTGCGTCACCAGTGGATGGCCGCCCTGTTCATCGCCCGGCCGTCGATCGGGCCGCGGTCGCTGCGGCTGATGAACTTCGAGTTGTCCACTATGGATAGCCTTGGCCTCGATATCGACAGGGTGATGGGTTTCGCCGGCATGGTCAGCGCCTTCACGCGCGGGTTCGTGCAGGCCGAGCTCGCGGAGTCCGAGGCGGTACGCCGGACGGGGCTGACGGAGGACGAATGGCGGACGGCGACGGCGCCGTACATCGGACAGGTGATCACCCCCGACCGCTATCCGGCCCTCTATCGCTTCATGGTGGAGGCCGACGACAACCCGGATCTGGACCAGGCTTTCGAGGCCGGTGTCGACATCGTGCTGGACGGGATCGAGCTGGCCATCCAACGTCACTCTCGGTAG
- a CDS encoding ABC transporter ATP-binding protein, with the protein MTAAFRLTGLVWRSAPWHAVAYLLVTLLGGLTPVFVAWLTKLALDRLVRPGPVGVLLALATGIAVWGLAGALNPQIADYLRAELDRRASLRAKDTLFAAVERLSGLSRLEDPEFLDRLRLAEQSVINPGQLIDSTLQLGRGGITLIGFVGSLAIVSPWFTAVVLAAAAPALLVELRLARQRTDMMLALTPIQRRELFYATLLGAAPAAKEIRLFGIGAFLRERMIAEVRRGNATRHQMDRRELVRHGALIALASTIAGGGLLWALLSAGRGELTVGDVSLFVAATAAVQGAVTAMVSAAARTRQQALLFQHFDAVVSAGPDLPVSSRPCEISELRNGIELRDVWFRYSDSHPWVLRGVNLFLPHRSTVALVGLNGGGKSTIVKLLCRFYDPTRGQIRWDGVDVRDLPVTELRGRMGAVFQDFMAYDLSATDNIAVGDLSAIADPSRIELAARRAGVHDAIQALPRGYDTLLTRAFFSASGDGKETGVMLSGGQWQRVALARAFLREDRDLVILDEPSAGLDAEAEHEVHSRLREIRSGRTSLLISHRLGTIRDADLIAVLADGVIAEQGTHAELLAAGGAYARLFNLQAEGYAAATA; encoded by the coding sequence GTGACCGCCGCGTTCCGGCTGACCGGCCTGGTCTGGCGGTCGGCTCCATGGCATGCCGTCGCGTACCTGCTGGTGACCCTGCTCGGCGGCCTCACGCCGGTGTTCGTGGCGTGGCTGACGAAGCTGGCACTGGACCGGTTGGTGAGGCCAGGTCCGGTCGGTGTGCTGCTCGCGCTGGCAACCGGCATCGCGGTCTGGGGACTGGCCGGCGCGCTCAACCCGCAGATCGCCGACTATCTGCGCGCCGAGCTCGACCGCCGCGCGAGCCTGCGTGCCAAGGACACGCTTTTCGCTGCCGTGGAACGGCTTTCCGGCCTGTCGAGGTTGGAGGATCCGGAGTTCCTGGACCGGCTGCGGCTGGCCGAGCAGAGCGTGATTAACCCGGGTCAGCTGATCGACTCGACGCTCCAGCTCGGCCGCGGCGGCATCACCCTGATCGGATTTGTCGGCTCGCTCGCGATCGTCAGTCCGTGGTTCACCGCCGTCGTGCTGGCCGCGGCCGCACCGGCTCTGCTCGTCGAGCTGCGGTTGGCCAGGCAGCGTACGGACATGATGCTCGCCCTTACCCCAATCCAGCGCCGCGAGCTGTTCTACGCGACGCTGCTCGGTGCGGCGCCGGCGGCGAAGGAAATCCGGCTCTTCGGCATCGGCGCGTTCCTGCGCGAGCGCATGATCGCCGAAGTGCGGCGCGGCAACGCCACTCGTCACCAGATGGACCGCAGGGAACTGGTGCGCCACGGCGCACTGATCGCGCTCGCCAGCACGATCGCCGGTGGCGGTCTGCTGTGGGCCTTGTTGTCGGCCGGCCGCGGCGAGCTCACCGTCGGCGACGTTTCGTTGTTCGTCGCGGCAACCGCCGCCGTGCAGGGGGCCGTGACCGCGATGGTGAGCGCGGCCGCGCGTACGAGACAACAGGCGTTGCTTTTCCAGCATTTCGACGCTGTCGTGTCGGCCGGACCGGACCTGCCGGTGTCGTCGCGCCCGTGCGAGATTTCCGAGCTGCGCAACGGAATCGAGCTGCGGGATGTCTGGTTTCGTTACTCCGACTCGCATCCCTGGGTCCTGCGCGGTGTGAACCTTTTCCTGCCGCACCGGTCGACGGTCGCGCTGGTCGGTCTCAACGGTGGCGGCAAAAGTACGATCGTGAAGCTGCTGTGCCGGTTCTACGATCCGACGCGCGGTCAGATCCGCTGGGACGGCGTCGATGTCCGCGACCTTCCGGTCACCGAGCTGCGCGGCCGGATGGGGGCCGTTTTCCAGGACTTCATGGCATACGACCTCAGCGCGACCGACAACATCGCGGTCGGTGACCTGTCCGCGATCGCCGACCCGAGCCGGATCGAACTCGCGGCTCGACGCGCCGGCGTACACGACGCGATCCAGGCTTTGCCGCGCGGCTATGACACGTTGTTGACCAGGGCCTTCTTCAGCGCATCCGGCGACGGCAAGGAGACCGGCGTGATGCTGTCCGGCGGTCAATGGCAACGTGTCGCGCTGGCCAGGGCGTTTCTGCGTGAGGATCGCGACCTGGTGATCCTGGACGAGCCGAGCGCGGGCCTGGACGCCGAAGCCGAGCACGAGGTGCACTCGCGGCTGCGCGAGATCCGGTCGGGACGTACCAGCCTGCTGATCTCGCACCGGCTCGGCACGATCCGCGACGCCGACCTCATCGCCGTACTCGCCGACGGCGTCATCGCCGAGCAGGGCACGCACGCCGAGCTGCTGGCGGCGGGCGGCGCGTACGCGCGGCTGTTCAACCTGCAGGCCGAAGGGTATGCGGCGGCGACCGCGTGA